In Fusarium oxysporum f. sp. lycopersici 4287 chromosome 11, whole genome shotgun sequence, the following are encoded in one genomic region:
- a CDS encoding acetoacetate decarboxylase, translating into MSFVASQEQVRAFEEFSSKPSFSQEAIVVDFTTTPEYVRSVLPPGLEPGDTPTGHILMATMESKLCGEFDCAIVSLDVKFRGKAGTFMLEIIISNDLPVTWGREVWGEAKKTGTCRLWRSGDWRYAYAERNGVRLIEIQAKFGQDLAPGIRDSVNFEIKAYPHAQGRGLQWEPLVSTLQVREHDVHHSVGDGRLVIRGTTADPLHSIPIESVGHFKYTTGRADYTVVSVDELGVGQAYLPHLIGRHYEDVRVHKVGAEWTGLRDEEVEAESFPVRRFNTPGFKNSK; encoded by the coding sequence ATGTCGTTCGTTGCCTCCCAGGAACAAGTCCGCGCCTTTGAAGAATTTTCTTCCAAGCCATCCTTCTCCCAAGAAGCCATCGTTGTCGACTTCACCACCACCCCTGAATATGTCCGCAGCGTCCTGCCGCCCGGTCTGGAGCCCGGCGACACCCCTACCGGACATATACTCATGGCTACTATGGAGAGCAAGTTGTGCGGAGAGTTTGACTGCGCTATTGTGAGCCTCGACGTCAAATTCCGTGGCAAGGCCGGCACCTTTATGctcgagatcatcatcagcaacGACCTTCCCGTCACCTGGGGTCGCGAAGTCTGGggcgaggccaagaagactgGCACTTGTCGACTCTGGCGATCTGGAGACTGGCGTTATGCCTATGCTGAGCGCAATGGCGTTCGCCTTATAGAGATCCAAGCCAAGTTCGGCCAAGATCTCGCGCCGGGCATTCGCGACTCGGTCAACTTTGAGATCAAAGCCTATCCCCACGCTCAAGGCAGGGGCCTCCAATGGGAGCCTCTTGTCAGCACCCTCCAAGTTCGCGAGCACGATGTCCACCACTCTGTTGGCGATGGCCGTCTGGTCATTCGAGGTACCACTGCCGACCCCCTTCACAGCATTCCAATCGAATCGGTCGGCCATTTCAAGTACACCACTGGTCGGGCGGATTACACTGTCGTGTCTGTCGACGAACTTGGCGTTGGTCAGGCCTATCTACCACATCTGATAGGTCGTCACTACGAAGATGTTCGAGTTCACAAGGTGGGAGCTGAATGGACTGGGCTCAGGGACGAGGAGGTAGAGGCAGAGTCATTCCCTGTACGGAGGTTCAACACACCGGGATTCAAGAACTCGAAGTAG
- a CDS encoding CMGC protein kinase, whose amino-acid sequence MDSQAPHDPHSTQGQFEDESTINHSADLHPVRATSSQGTYLKGSNWGMEPLEDYQEGGYHPVHIGDILGSSNGYRVIHKLGHGGFGTVWLCRDSLEGRYIALKVMVNGLKSDEILDFSLADLDQSMPGAQFIASPLDSFSVQGPNGTHQCLVLPPLGPCVSPHLWMRFEKDPAAVLRKFAYQTTQALDFLHKNQICHGDFRPSNVLVKLANLDHLSEEELLSLLGRPEEVQVQTESGENLPSSSPKYLVQPADISQLGNVFLSEEICVIDFGESFKFSSPPEDLGIPENYLPPEILLEHPDTIGPACDLWALGCTLFEIREQLPLFYMIYDKDELLAEMVRFFGKLPESWWAKWEAREEYFNADGKWLREEEDWSLDVALSKPMEIFDAGEKYKEGPKKSLETPEEEQKLMADLLYQLFKYDPCMRTNAEGVLRHKWFKL is encoded by the exons ATGGACTCACAGGCCCCGCATGATCCTCATTCTACACAAGGTCAATTTGAGGATGAAAGCACAATTAACCACTCTGCCGATCTCCACCCTGTTCGGGCAACCTCCTCGCAAGGCACATATCTCAAAGGCTCAAATTGGGGTATGGAACCGTTGGAAGACTACCAAGAAGGTGGTTATCATCCTGTTCATATTGGAGACATCCTTGGTTCATCAAATGGATATCGAGTCATTCACAAACTTGGCCATGGAGGCTTCGGCACCGTATGGCTTTGTCGGGACTCACTAGAGGGCCGTTATATCGCCCTCAAAGTCATGGTCAACGGTTTGAAATCCGACGAGATTCTTGACTTCAGCTTGGCGGATCTCGACCAATCCATGCCTGGTGCCCAGTTCATCGCGTCTCCGCTCGACTCATTCTCCGTTCAGGGACCAAATGGAACACATCAGTGCCTGGTACTCCCACCACTTGGCCCTTGTGTGTCACCCCATTTGTGGATGAGGTTCGAAAAGGACCCTGCTGCTGTCTTACGGAAATTTGCCTATCAGACAACCCAAGCATTGGACTTCCTACATAAGAATCAGATTTGTCACGGAG ACTTCCGTCCATCCAATGTCTTAGTCAAGTTGGCCAACCTAGATCACCTTTCTGAGGAAGAGCTACTCTCCCTATTAGGGCGCCCCGAGGAAGTCCAGGTGCAGACAGAATCAGGAGAAAACCTTCCATCATCTAGCCCAAAGTACCTTGTACAGCCAGCGGACATCTCCCAACTCGGGAACGTATTCCTCTCAGAAGAGATTTGTGTCATCGACTTTGGCGAGTCGTTCAAGTTCTCATCACCCCCAGAAGACCTCGGCATCCCAGAGAATTACCTACCACCAGAAATCCTTCTTGAACACCCTGATACGATTGGGCCCGCCTGTGATCTTTGGGCTCTTGGATGCACCCTATTCGAGATCAGAGAGCAACTTCCGCTGTTCTACATGATCTACGACAAAGACGAGTTACTGGCAGAGATGGTCAGATTCTTTGGCAAGCTGCCAGAATCGTGGTGGGCGAAATGGGAGGCACGCGAAGAGTATTTTAACGCTGATGGGAAATGGCTTcgtgaagaagaagattggtcGCTCGATGTGGCGCTGAGCAAACCGATGGAGATCTTTGATGCGGGTGAAAAGTACAAGGAGGGACCTAAGAAGTCATTGGAAACTCCCGAAGAGGAACAAAAGTTAATGGCGGACCTACTGTATCAGTTGTTTAAGTATGATCCTTGCATGCGGACTAATGCGGAGGGGGTTCTTAGGCATAAATGGTTCAAGCTATAG
- a CDS encoding hypothetical protein (At least one base has a quality score < 10), translating to MASESEPLINPNPKLQSYYNTFESRIGYKLFLGDTRHFGYYEHDTRWPFPIGRALRRMEDKLGEALNLPPGAQVLDAGCGVGHVAIRMATKFKYRVQAFDVVSHHVAKAKRNVARAGLPDGQVSVRRMDYHHLESLDDQSVDGIYTMETFVHATDPKGVLAGFYQKLRPGGHIALFEYDHEFIDNSTDEMANSMRKINDLAAMPTNDLSHPGVFKDMLEEAGFTDVVVRDYSDKIKPMTRLFYLVAYIPWLFVTLLGLEKHFINTVAGVESYRGHGRWHYVAISATKPGAKIESPKER from the coding sequence ATGGCTTCCGAGTCTGAGCCATTGATCAATCCCAATCCCAAGCTCCAATCCTACTACAATACCTTCGAGTCGAGAATTGGGTATAAGCTGTTCCTCGGCGACACGCGCCATTTTGGCTACTATGAACATGACACACGATGGCCATTCCCAATCGGCCGCGCGCTTCGGCGCATGGAGGATAAGCTTGGTGAGGCGCTGAACCTTCCCCCCGGGGCCCAAGTTCTCGATGCGGGCTGTGGTGTCGGACACGTCGCGATACGAATGGCCACCAAGTTCAAGTATCGCGTGCAAGCATTCGACGTTGTTTCCCACCATGTTGCCAAAGCCAAGCGCAACGTTGCCCGTGCTGGCTTGCCGGATGGCCAGGTCAGCGTGCGGCGGATGGACTATCACCACCTTGAGTCTTTGGATGACCAGTCAGTCGATGGCATCTACACTATGGAGACGTTCGTGCATGCTACAGACCCCAAGGGCGTCCTTGCCGGCTTCTACCAAAAACTCCGGCCCGGTGGCCACATCGCGCTCTTCGAGTATGACCACGAGTTCATTGACAATTCCACCGATGAAATGGCCAATTCGATGCGCAAGATCAATGACCTTGCTGCGATGCCAACAAATGATCTATCACATCCTGGCGTTTTCAAAGACATGCTTGAGGAGGCCGGCTTTACCGATGTCGTTGTGAGAGACTACTcggacaagatcaagcctATGACACGACTGTTCTACTTGGTCGCCTACATTCCGTGGCTGTTTGTCACTTTACTGGGCTTGGAGAAGCACTTCATTAACACAGTGGCCGGGGTGGAGTCATATCGGGGCCATGGACGTTGGCACTATGTAGCTATCTCGGCCACAAAACCTGGAGCTAAAATTGAGAGCCCGAAGGAACGATAA
- a CDS encoding hypothetical protein (At least one base has a quality score < 10), giving the protein MNSAANSQLRLRCGLVLKNRLVKTGMSEKMAQNLLPSANHRALYKRWAQGGWAALITGNIMVSDQYLGSNEDVAVTGTTSNLLNSWSQWTAVTKNQNCHMIAQLNHPGRQSSTGAGKRSIFAKTIAPSAIPINLGDNTVAKLIRMLVFGTPRAMTRHDIDLVIAQFTEAARLAYQAGFQGVEIHAAHGFLLSQFMSSNSNQRDDEFGGSTDKRVQLVLRIIRSIRKEVPKSFCVGVKINSADFKDEEGMSEMLRQIELIQQEEIDYINLSGGSFEDPQMMSTNSSLQPNSAESRSSIREGSFLRTSEEIRRRFPDLTLLVTGGFRSRNRIAGALDKNACDLIGLGRPAVKYPELPSQIMFNKDVRDDEARFDVESAPGGGWLASKVRSVGAGAETKHWVAAMSKL; this is encoded by the exons ATGAACTCCGCAGCGAACTCTCAGCTTCGACTCCGATGCGGACTCGTCCTCAAGAATAGGCTTGTCAAGACTGGAATGTCTGAGAAGATGGCCCAGAACTTACTACCATCTGCCAATCATAGAGCATTGTATAAACGCTGGGCGCAAGGTGGATGGGCAGCTCTAATTACAG GTAACATCATGGTTTCAGACCAATATCTTGGCAGCAATGAAGACGTCGCAGTCACTGGGACCACATCGAACTTGCTTAATAGCTGGTCACAATGGACGGCCGTTACCAAAAACCAGAACTGTCATATGATTGCTCAATT GAACCATCCAGGGCGACAATCTTCAACCGGAGCGGGAAAGAGAAGCATATTCGCAAAGACGATCGCGCCGAGTGCCATTCCCATTAATCTCGGCGACAACACCGTCGCAAAATTGATCCGTATGTTGGTCTTTGGAACTCCGAGGGCCATGACACGGCATGACATCGATCTTGTCATCGCACAATTCACTGAAGCTGCGCGACTAGCTTACCAAGCTGGCTTTCAAGGCGTTGAAATTCACGCAGCAC ATGGGTTCTTACTATCTCAGTTCATGTCATCAAACAGCAACCAGCGcgatgatgagtttggagGTTCAACAGACAAGCGCGTCCAACTAGTTCTTCGCATTATCCGATCCATCCGCAAAGAAGTCCCCAAGTCATTCTGCGTTGGTGTAAAGATCAACTCGGCAGACTTCAAAGACGAAGAGGGCATGTCCGAGATGCTACGACAGATAGAGTTGATTCAGCAGGAGGAAATTGACTACATCAATCTCAGCGGTGGATCTTTCGAAGACCCTCAGATGATGAGCACCAATTCGTCCCTGCAACCGAACTCTGCCGAATCTCGGTCGAGTATTCGCGAAGGTTCCTTCCTACGCACGAGTGAAGAGATTCGCCGCAGGTTTCCTGATCTTACACTGCTTGTGACAGGCGGATTCAGAAGTCGGAATCGCATTGCTGGAGCTCTTGATAAGAACGCATGCGATCTGATCGGACTCGGTAGACCAGCTGTGAAATATCCAGAGTTGCCGAGCCAGATCATGTTCAACAAGGATGTTAGAGACGATGAAGCTAGATTCGATGTCGAGTCTGCCCCAGGTGGCGGATGGCTGGCTTCAAAGGTCCGCTCTGTTGGAGCGGGCGCAGAGACG AAACACTGGGTGGCCGCTATGAGTAAGCTCTGA